A single region of the Chryseobacterium culicis genome encodes:
- a CDS encoding DUF4822 domain-containing protein, giving the protein MNTLKKLCYLSAAVLLSASFVSCSNDDDEIIIEQQTPSQTLSSTPWETTGAKDKNGNSVALTDASVAGYVGFAYFKSDGKFAIYNLTDVLRSMGTWSVDAQGKTRTIAALNPDGTTIFTRDVEILVLNKNEFTYRIRPNSSDPSVYYDIIHTKTAHAEPTNGQLTLASTPWETTGAKDKSGNNVALTDASVSGFVGYSYFKANGTFKIFGLNDVLRSEGTWSISPDGKKRTLTTPTFTRVVDILVLNETTFTYRITPDAANPAVFYDIIHTKVNHKEPL; this is encoded by the coding sequence ATGAATACCCTGAAAAAATTATGTTATCTGTCTGCAGCCGTTTTGTTGTCAGCATCTTTCGTTTCATGCTCAAATGATGACGATGAAATTATTATTGAACAGCAGACTCCCTCACAGACATTGTCTTCTACTCCATGGGAAACAACAGGAGCTAAAGATAAAAATGGAAATAGTGTAGCCCTTACTGATGCCAGTGTTGCCGGATATGTAGGTTTTGCTTATTTCAAATCAGATGGGAAGTTTGCCATTTATAATCTTACGGATGTGCTGAGATCTATGGGAACATGGTCTGTAGATGCACAGGGAAAAACCAGAACTATTGCAGCATTGAATCCGGATGGAACTACTATTTTCACCCGTGATGTTGAAATCCTTGTTTTAAATAAAAATGAATTTACCTATAGAATTCGTCCCAACTCCAGTGATCCATCTGTTTATTATGATATCATCCATACGAAAACTGCTCACGCAGAACCAACCAACGGACAGCTTACTCTGGCTTCCACTCCATGGGAAACAACAGGGGCGAAAGATAAAAGTGGAAATAATGTAGCGTTAACTGATGCCAGTGTATCCGGATTTGTAGGCTATTCTTATTTCAAAGCTAATGGAACTTTTAAAATTTTTGGATTGAATGATGTGTTGAGATCTGAAGGAACGTGGTCTATTTCTCCGGACGGAAAAAAAAGAACCCTTACCACTCCTACATTTACGCGTGTTGTAGATATTCTGGTTCTGAACGAAACTACGTTTACTTATAGAATTACCCCTGATGCAGCCAACCCAGCAGTATTTTACGATATTATACATACTAAGGTAAACCATAAGGAACCTTTGTAG
- a CDS encoding VOC family protein, producing the protein MKIEHIAIWVKDLEKSRAFYQKYFGAVSNEKYHNPVKNFQSYFLSFENGCRLEIMTRPDIKESENSYESQQYGIIHLAFSVASEQKVDELTELLRNDGYQIAGEPRTTGDGYYESVILDPENNIIEIVA; encoded by the coding sequence ATGAAAATCGAACACATTGCCATCTGGGTTAAAGACCTTGAAAAATCAAGAGCGTTCTATCAAAAGTATTTTGGAGCGGTTTCCAATGAAAAATACCATAATCCTGTTAAAAATTTTCAATCCTATTTTTTAAGTTTTGAAAATGGCTGTCGTCTAGAAATCATGACCAGACCGGATATTAAAGAAAGTGAAAACTCTTATGAATCCCAGCAGTATGGAATCATTCATCTTGCATTTTCCGTAGCCAGTGAACAAAAAGTAGATGAGCTTACAGAACTATTGAGAAATGATGGATACCAAATTGCAGGAGAGCCACGGACCACAGGAGACGGATATTATGAAAGTGTAATCCTTGATCCTGAAAATAATATCATTGAAATCGTAGCCTAA
- a CDS encoding MBL fold metallo-hydrolase, with protein sequence MKNLKKQLGQFPDEKRKEYFSTLPNYLNGRFQNILTTPALLEGESMTKLLLQSLCKVENTLPKKALPFVVTDLNNLQPDENILVWFGHSSYFIQVDGMKFLIDPVFSGNASPMPGSIKAFQGADYYKPEHMPDIDFLLISHDHWDHLDYKTVQELKDKVGKVICGLGTGQHFEYWGWNFDRIIEKNWWESIDIAEGFRVTLTPARHFSGRLLNRNISLWTSFVLKTPTKNLFLGGDSGYGNHFAQIGEQYGPFDLAIMETGQYNEKWPYIHTLPEQLMPEIKELKAKNFIPVHNSKFKLAQHTWYEPLELSSKHAEENNIPITLPVIGEKVNLDQLGTIIWKKWWEEYV encoded by the coding sequence ATGAAGAATTTGAAAAAACAGCTCGGACAGTTTCCCGATGAAAAAAGAAAAGAATATTTCAGTACACTTCCCAATTATCTCAACGGAAGATTTCAGAATATATTGACAACACCTGCATTATTAGAAGGCGAAAGTATGACCAAACTGCTTCTGCAAAGCCTTTGCAAGGTAGAAAATACATTACCAAAGAAAGCTCTTCCTTTTGTAGTGACTGATCTCAACAATCTTCAGCCTGATGAAAATATACTGGTGTGGTTTGGGCATAGTTCCTATTTCATACAAGTGGATGGAATGAAATTTCTGATAGATCCTGTTTTCAGTGGAAATGCTTCCCCTATGCCAGGTTCTATAAAGGCTTTTCAGGGAGCCGATTATTATAAACCGGAACATATGCCGGATATAGACTTCCTGCTTATTTCACATGACCATTGGGATCATCTGGATTATAAAACCGTTCAGGAATTAAAAGATAAGGTAGGTAAAGTTATTTGCGGCTTGGGAACCGGGCAGCACTTTGAATACTGGGGCTGGAATTTTGACAGAATCATCGAAAAAAACTGGTGGGAAAGTATAGACATTGCAGAAGGTTTCAGAGTTACGCTCACTCCGGCAAGACATTTTTCCGGAAGATTACTGAACCGTAATATTTCACTCTGGACTTCCTTTGTTTTAAAAACTCCAACGAAAAATCTGTTTTTAGGTGGTGATAGCGGTTATGGAAATCATTTTGCACAAATTGGAGAACAATATGGACCATTTGATTTAGCCATCATGGAAACCGGACAATACAATGAAAAATGGCCTTATATTCATACTTTGCCGGAGCAGCTGATGCCGGAAATAAAAGAACTGAAAGCCAAAAACTTTATTCCGGTACACAACTCCAAATTCAAGCTGGCACAGCATACCTGGTATGAACCTTTGGAGCTTTCGTCGAAACATGCAGAAGAAAACAATATTCCAATAACACTTCCTGTGATCGGAGAAAAAGTAAACTTAGACCAGTTGGGAACAATCATCTGGAAAAAGTGGTGGGAGGAATATGTATAA
- a CDS encoding TatD family hydrolase, with product MNTYIDIGINLTNKQFYNEHEEIINRALDQGVEHMILTGTSVRGSKESAEIAEEYPEILFSTAGIHPHDAKSFNGESINELRKLLKQDHVISVGECGLDFDRDFSPRPIQERCYKAQLELAIEVDKPLFLHERSAFKRFNEITDEYLPQLPAAVVHCFTGTLNEAKTYLDKGFYLGFTGAISDEKRFKHLEDVIKYVPLDRMMIETDAPFMLPKNMPRMQNRRNEPSFLPYVAQTVAYLKRISISEVADETTETARNFFKL from the coding sequence ATGAACACATACATTGATATTGGCATTAATCTGACCAATAAACAGTTCTATAATGAACACGAAGAAATTATCAACCGCGCTTTGGATCAAGGGGTAGAACATATGATTCTCACCGGAACCAGCGTAAGAGGTAGCAAAGAATCTGCTGAAATTGCAGAAGAATATCCGGAAATTCTATTTTCAACAGCTGGAATTCATCCTCATGATGCCAAATCATTTAACGGCGAAAGTATTAATGAACTCAGGAAATTATTGAAACAAGATCATGTGATTTCAGTAGGTGAGTGCGGACTGGATTTTGATCGGGATTTCTCTCCGAGACCCATTCAGGAAAGATGTTACAAAGCTCAGCTGGAGCTTGCAATAGAAGTTGATAAACCGCTTTTTCTTCATGAAAGATCTGCATTTAAAAGGTTTAATGAGATCACAGACGAATACCTTCCCCAATTACCTGCAGCCGTAGTACATTGCTTTACCGGAACATTGAACGAAGCAAAAACATATCTGGATAAAGGATTTTATTTAGGGTTCACAGGCGCAATCAGTGATGAAAAAAGATTTAAACACCTGGAAGATGTTATAAAATATGTTCCTCTTGACAGGATGATGATTGAGACAGATGCTCCTTTTATGCTTCCGAAAAATATGCCCAGAATGCAAAACAGACGGAATGAACCATCCTTTTTACCTTACGTAGCCCAAACGGTTGCCTATCTGAAGAGGATCAGTATTTCTGAGGTGGCGGATGAGACTACAGAAACGGCCAGAAATTTTTTCAAACTATAA
- a CDS encoding AraC family transcriptional regulator, producing the protein MKQNLKYYPKARTHTFHFDHVHIKWNQQVPLHQQETWELSYIITGSGVRIIGDIVENFSKGEVILIPPNIPHCWSFDESVHDSKGNIENITIVFENVFLENCKNIFPELMNSISELQSNENAVSFKNELLERLQTLMTSMIDQNSIERLSSFIQLLELISYCKEMQIVGRPVSENKKEKKLQEIYLFILNNFQRNITLEEISRSVGMQKSSFCVFFKKMTGKSFFTYLTEFRIESSCQMLLKTKLSVAEICIASGFSDIPYYNRVFKKIKNIPPTQFRKNAEHTRTSEIQ; encoded by the coding sequence ATGAAGCAAAATTTAAAATATTATCCAAAAGCAAGAACCCATACCTTTCATTTCGACCATGTTCATATCAAATGGAATCAGCAGGTTCCGTTACACCAGCAGGAAACCTGGGAATTGTCTTATATTATTACCGGAAGTGGTGTGAGAATTATTGGGGATATTGTGGAAAACTTTTCAAAGGGTGAGGTCATTCTTATTCCTCCCAATATACCTCATTGCTGGTCTTTTGATGAATCTGTTCATGACAGTAAAGGGAACATTGAGAACATTACGATTGTTTTTGAAAACGTTTTTTTAGAAAACTGTAAAAATATTTTTCCAGAACTGATGAACAGTATTTCTGAGCTTCAAAGCAATGAAAATGCGGTTTCTTTTAAAAATGAACTGTTAGAAAGGCTTCAGACCTTAATGACTTCGATGATTGATCAGAATAGTATAGAGAGACTTTCTTCTTTTATACAATTACTCGAGTTAATTTCTTACTGTAAAGAAATGCAGATTGTCGGCAGACCAGTTTCTGAAAACAAAAAAGAAAAAAAGCTGCAGGAAATATATCTTTTCATTCTAAATAATTTCCAACGGAATATTACACTGGAAGAGATCTCCAGATCTGTAGGAATGCAAAAATCTTCATTCTGTGTTTTTTTCAAAAAAATGACCGGAAAATCTTTTTTCACCTATCTGACAGAATTTAGAATAGAGTCTTCCTGCCAAATGTTATTGAAGACAAAATTGTCTGTAGCAGAAATCTGTATTGCTTCGGGTTTTAGTGATATTCCATATTATAACAGAGTTTTTAAGAAAATTAAAAACATTCCTCCAACACAGTTCAGGAAGAATGCAGAACATACCAGAACGTCAGAAATACAATAG
- a CDS encoding DUF434 domain-containing protein translates to MNNRNRGKNTGDDTLFGSEKQVNKLKLAVEDMKYLLTREYPEKAASDLVGNRYRLKTRQIQALRGASASAVQLHNRELKHLEASDLNGKTIYLDGFNVLILLESLLSEAYIFEGLDGCIRDLSGVHGTYKRVNQTLKAMELVAAFHQKNQIQKLVWIFDKPVSNSGRIKQSILEFAEQHQLNWEADLQYNPDKFLAESSELIISSDAWILDHCKEWFNLIGYLITEENIAVNLIKTK, encoded by the coding sequence ATGAATAACAGAAACCGTGGAAAAAATACCGGCGATGATACCCTTTTCGGTTCGGAGAAACAGGTCAATAAACTGAAACTGGCTGTTGAAGATATGAAGTATCTGCTGACCAGAGAGTACCCGGAAAAAGCGGCTTCTGATCTTGTGGGAAACAGATATCGATTGAAAACCCGCCAGATACAGGCTCTGCGTGGAGCATCCGCATCTGCTGTACAGCTTCACAATAGAGAATTGAAGCACTTAGAAGCATCTGATTTAAATGGAAAAACAATTTATCTTGATGGTTTTAATGTTCTGATCTTGCTGGAAAGTCTGCTTTCGGAAGCCTATATTTTTGAAGGATTGGATGGCTGTATCCGTGATCTTTCCGGAGTTCATGGTACCTATAAAAGAGTTAATCAGACCTTGAAAGCAATGGAATTGGTTGCTGCTTTTCATCAAAAAAACCAGATTCAGAAATTGGTATGGATCTTTGATAAACCGGTTTCCAACAGCGGAAGAATCAAACAGAGTATTCTTGAGTTTGCTGAGCAGCACCAGCTCAATTGGGAAGCGGACCTGCAATACAATCCCGATAAATTTTTGGCGGAGAGTTCGGAGCTCATCATTTCCTCGGATGCCTGGATTCTGGATCACTGTAAAGAATGGTTTAATCTGATTGGATATTTGATTACAGAAGAAAATATTGCTGTTAACCTCATCAAAACAAAATAA
- a CDS encoding AAA family ATPase, which translates to MNQNINQLNTVLNYVKDTFVGKNDVVDLLGICLLARENAFLYGPPGTAKSAIVRTLAKTVKDGKNFEYLLTRFTEPNEIFGPFDIRKLKEGELLTHTEGMMPEASMVFLDEIFNANSAILNSLLTALNEKIFKRGKETKHLPALMFVGASNVLPEDEALNALFDRFLVRINVDYVNPELLQQVLLAGRKLENDEETEVPEIHADEIRQLQSLCRTIDLKPIYEVYLNTIMSLRNTGIAISDRRAVKLQNLIAASALICGRTEAVLSDLWVLKHIWDTEEQIEILEGIINRTIEKDDHPDSHPQAMHNKTPNPEEVMKDVKILVEKWNEGMLSFEEQNVIKDKLRYLQTRCEWIRNQDQKQYIQQEIESLWQKILQSV; encoded by the coding sequence ATGAATCAGAATATAAATCAGCTTAATACAGTCCTTAACTACGTAAAAGATACTTTTGTAGGTAAAAATGATGTCGTAGATCTTTTGGGAATATGCCTTTTGGCAAGAGAGAATGCCTTTTTATACGGACCTCCGGGGACTGCAAAATCTGCGATTGTCAGAACTCTCGCTAAAACAGTAAAAGACGGCAAAAATTTTGAATATCTGCTAACCCGTTTTACAGAACCAAACGAGATTTTCGGCCCTTTTGATATCAGAAAACTGAAAGAAGGTGAACTTCTGACCCACACGGAAGGAATGATGCCCGAAGCTTCAATGGTCTTCCTGGATGAGATCTTTAATGCCAATTCTGCAATTTTGAACTCACTTCTGACAGCGCTCAACGAAAAGATCTTTAAAAGAGGAAAAGAAACAAAACACTTACCAGCATTGATGTTTGTAGGGGCAAGTAACGTTCTTCCAGAAGATGAAGCACTGAATGCATTATTTGACCGTTTTCTGGTAAGAATTAATGTAGACTATGTAAATCCCGAACTCTTGCAGCAGGTACTTTTAGCCGGAAGAAAACTGGAGAATGATGAAGAAACAGAAGTTCCGGAAATCCATGCCGATGAAATCAGACAGCTCCAGAGCCTATGCCGGACAATAGATCTTAAACCTATTTATGAAGTATATCTGAATACCATTATGAGTCTTAGAAATACAGGGATTGCTATTTCAGACCGTAGAGCCGTAAAACTTCAGAATCTGATTGCCGCAAGTGCCCTGATCTGTGGGAGAACAGAAGCCGTACTTTCTGATTTATGGGTGTTGAAACATATCTGGGATACAGAAGAACAGATTGAAATTCTGGAAGGAATTATCAACAGAACGATCGAGAAAGATGATCATCCGGATTCCCATCCACAGGCAATGCATAACAAAACTCCCAATCCGGAAGAAGTCATGAAAGATGTGAAGATTCTGGTGGAAAAATGGAATGAAGGAATGCTGAGTTTTGAAGAACAAAACGTAATAAAAGACAAACTGAGATATCTGCAGACCCGTTGTGAGTGGATCAGAAATCAGGATCAGAAACAATATATTCAGCAAGAAATTGAAAGCTTATGGCAGAAGATTCTTCAAAGTGTTTAA
- a CDS encoding SIR2 family NAD-dependent protein deacylase, which yields MEELQSILHTIIKEKKGYITFLTGAGISAESGLPTYRSIDGIWIKGTKYHRPEEFGTLKYFRQETEEVWQYNLFWKKLIEEAQPNEGHFALTEIENLLGERFKLITQNVDGLHQRAGTRKVYEIHGNKQKVRCSKECSEPIDFPENVKQKEYTEDLTPEDIEGLKCKKCGSWLRPHTLWFDESYNEKYYYFDTAYDIADHTDILFVIGTSGSTALPVNIVETVKIRAKWIVLINPESDTYFDYILKGSKTLCSIRESSTLALPQLKTMIKEIIKI from the coding sequence ATGGAAGAATTACAATCAATTTTACATACCATTATCAAAGAGAAAAAAGGATATATTACATTTCTTACCGGAGCGGGAATCTCTGCAGAAAGCGGTCTTCCAACATATCGCTCTATTGATGGAATCTGGATCAAAGGTACTAAGTACCATCGTCCGGAAGAATTTGGAACATTAAAATATTTCAGACAAGAAACAGAAGAAGTCTGGCAGTACAATCTTTTCTGGAAGAAACTTATTGAAGAAGCACAACCGAATGAAGGACACTTTGCACTGACAGAAATAGAAAATCTTCTGGGAGAGAGATTTAAGCTGATCACTCAGAATGTAGATGGCCTCCATCAAAGAGCTGGTACCCGAAAAGTTTATGAAATCCATGGAAATAAACAGAAAGTACGTTGTTCAAAAGAATGCAGCGAACCTATTGACTTTCCTGAAAATGTGAAACAGAAAGAATATACTGAAGATCTTACACCAGAAGATATTGAAGGTTTGAAATGTAAAAAATGTGGAAGCTGGCTAAGACCTCATACATTATGGTTTGATGAGTCTTATAACGAAAAATACTACTATTTTGATACCGCCTATGATATTGCTGATCACACAGATATTTTATTTGTCATCGGAACTTCAGGATCTACGGCACTGCCTGTCAATATTGTAGAAACAGTAAAAATAAGAGCCAAATGGATTGTGCTTATCAACCCTGAAAGTGATACTTATTTCGATTATATTCTGAAAGGAAGCAAAACACTCTGTTCAATCCGGGAAAGCAGTACATTGGCATTACCACAATTAAAGACAATGATTAAAGAAATAATAAAAATTTAA
- a CDS encoding DUF4919 domain-containing protein gives MKTYEKVFEFLTDPTKETFLKCREMVLSDPEYDPYSEDIENMQVLLNEGKFEEVVQYTNVNILLSPRAHIYKYFAYKELGDEKGRNIEMTIAQPIFECLEKTGDGTKDSPYIITRISDERDLIRQHFNKHDVSQSLIKEGNKMMDALTLDDGTQLYFDIKDPYQRLAFSFSKRNEEVENKEEQKSEKKKWWKF, from the coding sequence ATGAAAACCTATGAGAAAGTATTTGAATTTTTAACCGATCCAACCAAAGAAACTTTCCTGAAATGCCGTGAAATGGTACTCAGTGATCCGGAATACGATCCCTATTCGGAAGATATTGAAAACATGCAGGTTTTATTGAATGAAGGGAAATTTGAAGAGGTTGTACAATATACCAATGTCAATATTCTGCTAAGCCCCAGGGCACATATTTATAAGTATTTTGCTTACAAAGAATTGGGTGATGAAAAAGGCAGGAATATTGAAATGACAATAGCACAGCCTATTTTTGAATGCCTTGAAAAAACAGGTGACGGAACCAAAGATTCTCCCTATATTATCACAAGAATTTCCGATGAAAGAGATCTGATCAGGCAGCATTTTAATAAACACGATGTTTCACAAAGTCTGATCAAGGAGGGAAATAAGATGATGGACGCACTTACACTGGATGATGGAACGCAGTTATACTTCGATATCAAAGATCCTTACCAGAGACTGGCTTTTTCATTCAGCAAAAGAAATGAAGAGGTAGAAAATAAAGAAGAACAGAAATCAGAGAAGAAAAAGTGGTGGAAATTTTAA
- the deoD gene encoding purine-nucleoside phosphorylase — protein sequence MSIHISAKKGEIAKVVLQPGDPLRAQYIAENYLENAKLVSKTRGIFYYTGLYKGKEITVGASGMGFPSIGIYSFELFTEYEVDTIIRIGTCGAYNTDLQLFDILNIDKAASESTYAKYAWGIEDEILSHQGNIFTTINETAKELSLNAKAINIHSSDIFYRKDPATPEIATKYNCPAVEMEAFGLFANAQHLGKNAATILTVTDIIPTHEKISADEREKALNPMMELALESAIKSL from the coding sequence ATGAGTATTCACATCAGTGCAAAAAAAGGAGAAATTGCTAAAGTAGTATTGCAGCCGGGGGATCCGCTTCGTGCACAGTATATTGCTGAAAATTATTTAGAAAATGCTAAACTGGTAAGCAAAACCAGAGGAATTTTTTATTATACAGGTCTTTATAAGGGTAAAGAAATCACTGTAGGAGCAAGTGGAATGGGATTCCCAAGTATCGGAATTTATTCTTTTGAATTGTTTACAGAGTATGAAGTAGATACGATCATCAGAATCGGGACTTGTGGTGCTTACAACACAGATCTTCAACTTTTTGATATTTTAAATATTGATAAAGCGGCCAGCGAAAGTACTTATGCCAAATATGCATGGGGAATTGAAGATGAAATCCTTTCTCACCAGGGGAATATCTTTACGACCATCAATGAAACGGCTAAAGAATTATCATTAAATGCTAAAGCCATCAATATCCACAGTAGTGATATTTTCTACAGAAAAGATCCTGCAACTCCGGAAATTGCTACAAAATACAACTGTCCTGCAGTAGAAATGGAAGCTTTCGGTTTATTCGCCAATGCTCAACATTTAGGAAAAAATGCAGCGACTATTCTTACGGTAACGGATATTATCCCAACCCATGAGAAAATTTCTGCTGACGAAAGAGAAAAAGCGTTGAATCCAATGATGGAGCTGGCTTTGGAATCGGCAATAAAGAGTTTATAA
- a CDS encoding acyltransferase family protein, with the protein MNQTLSVSQSKPHYEILDGLRGVAAIMVVFFHVFETFSNGDHTKQIINHGYLAVDFFFMLSGYVISYAYDNRWNNMTLKDFFIRRLVRLQPMIIIGSLVGAVLFYFQHSEGLGWGGISATPVWKLLLVMFIGMTVIPVGKSLDIRGWNEMHPLNGPSWSLFFEYIANIMYALVLRRVSKIVLGILVLMSAGFTIYYAFTNPNGDIIGGWSIDDAAQMKIGFTRLAFPFLMGIFLARAVSLKFTKNAFFTTSILLIVLFAFPRLGGTTAHWQNALYECFVLMIMFPVVILLGAGGKVTNEKTNRFCKFLGDISYPIYITHFPLVYVYMAWVVNGKHTLDEPLSWILGFITVSISIILAYYSMKFYDIPVRKWLNKKLISNK; encoded by the coding sequence ATGAATCAAACGTTATCTGTTTCTCAATCAAAGCCTCATTATGAAATTCTTGATGGCCTCCGTGGTGTAGCTGCCATCATGGTTGTATTTTTCCATGTTTTTGAAACATTTTCCAATGGAGATCATACAAAGCAGATTATTAATCATGGATATCTGGCAGTAGATTTTTTCTTTATGCTTTCCGGATACGTGATCAGTTATGCTTATGATAACCGATGGAACAACATGACATTGAAAGACTTTTTTATCCGTCGTCTTGTGAGATTACAGCCGATGATCATTATTGGCTCTTTGGTTGGGGCTGTTTTATTCTATTTTCAACATTCGGAAGGATTGGGATGGGGGGGAATTTCCGCTACTCCTGTTTGGAAATTACTATTGGTCATGTTCATTGGAATGACGGTTATTCCGGTAGGTAAAAGTCTTGATATCAGGGGCTGGAATGAGATGCATCCTTTGAATGGTCCATCGTGGTCACTGTTTTTTGAATACATTGCCAATATTATGTATGCTTTGGTGCTAAGAAGAGTTTCCAAAATCGTATTAGGAATTCTGGTGTTGATGTCAGCTGGGTTTACCATTTATTATGCATTTACCAATCCAAATGGAGATATCATCGGAGGCTGGTCTATTGATGATGCAGCACAAATGAAAATAGGTTTTACAAGGTTGGCTTTTCCTTTTTTGATGGGAATATTTTTAGCAAGAGCAGTATCACTGAAATTTACAAAAAATGCTTTTTTTACAACCAGTATTTTATTGATCGTTTTATTTGCATTTCCCCGCTTGGGAGGAACTACCGCACATTGGCAGAATGCTTTATATGAATGCTTTGTTTTAATGATTATGTTCCCTGTTGTTATTCTGCTGGGAGCCGGAGGGAAAGTTACCAATGAAAAAACAAATAGGTTCTGTAAGTTTTTAGGTGATATTTCATATCCGATATATATCACCCATTTCCCATTGGTGTATGTCTATATGGCATGGGTTGTAAATGGTAAACATACATTGGACGAACCTCTGTCATGGATTTTAGGATTTATAACTGTATCAATTTCAATAATTCTAGCATACTATTCCATGAAATTCTATGATATTCCTGTTAGAAAATGGTTGAATAAAAAATTAATTTCAAACAAATAA
- a CDS encoding SDR family NAD(P)-dependent oxidoreductase — protein MNQSAQKFSTEEWEICLKVLNALKEDPFLNPDNKIFSGLITKIHKNAKKQSRHESYSEMKSHDLVVNSNAVLMQKALAGVSAFYDDEKEEVKLTKLQIPKNCYCCNQSYQYAHSFYSRLCSVCAGENYEKRFETADLTGRNIILTGGRVKVGFATALKVLRNGANLVLTTRFPALAMELMQQEADYENWKDRLWIYGLDLRNLKAIQDFIDFYKLNFDTLDILINNAAQTIKYPDAYYLPIIKREKEKLIEFKDVHTLIPNQTEISNEIAKVEYAQNEETQVALTRFGQPVDDREKTSWNSTLEEVSMYELVEVNLINHIAPYFLIKELKPLMKSSEFKEKFIINVTSSEGIFSYENKTVFHPHTNMTKAALNMMTLTSAREFENDQIYMSAVDVGWISTGAKESLRKKQFEMGYIPPLDSVDGAARILHPVIEGIQGNYFSGVLLKNYKVHTW, from the coding sequence ATGAATCAATCAGCACAAAAATTTTCAACCGAAGAATGGGAAATATGTCTCAAGGTTTTGAATGCCCTGAAGGAAGACCCTTTCCTGAACCCTGATAACAAAATATTTTCAGGACTGATTACGAAGATTCATAAGAACGCCAAAAAACAAAGTCGTCATGAAAGTTACTCTGAAATGAAGTCTCATGATCTGGTGGTAAATTCCAATGCGGTACTGATGCAGAAAGCATTGGCCGGTGTTTCTGCTTTTTATGATGATGAAAAAGAAGAAGTAAAACTTACAAAACTTCAGATTCCCAAAAACTGCTACTGCTGTAACCAAAGTTATCAGTATGCTCATTCTTTCTATTCCAGATTATGTTCTGTATGTGCCGGAGAAAACTATGAAAAACGTTTTGAAACAGCTGATCTTACAGGAAGAAATATAATCCTGACAGGAGGAAGAGTGAAGGTAGGTTTTGCTACTGCATTGAAGGTGTTGAGAAACGGGGCCAATTTGGTTTTGACAACCCGTTTTCCGGCACTGGCGATGGAGCTTATGCAGCAGGAGGCAGATTATGAAAACTGGAAAGACAGACTTTGGATCTATGGATTGGATCTTAGAAATCTGAAGGCGATCCAGGATTTTATAGACTTTTATAAATTGAATTTTGATACGCTGGATATTCTGATCAACAATGCAGCACAGACGATAAAATATCCTGATGCATATTATCTTCCGATTATAAAACGTGAAAAAGAAAAACTGATAGAATTTAAAGATGTCCATACTCTGATCCCGAACCAGACGGAAATCTCAAATGAAATAGCAAAAGTGGAATATGCTCAAAATGAGGAAACGCAGGTTGCACTTACCCGTTTTGGTCAGCCGGTAGATGATAGAGAAAAAACAAGCTGGAATTCTACGCTGGAAGAAGTTTCTATGTATGAACTGGTAGAGGTAAACCTCATCAATCATATAGCACCATATTTCCTGATCAAAGAACTGAAGCCATTGATGAAAAGCTCAGAATTTAAAGAGAAATTTATCATTAATGTCACTTCATCAGAAGGAATATTCAGTTACGAGAATAAAACAGTTTTTCACCCGCATACGAATATGACAAAAGCGGCTTTGAATATGATGACTCTGACGTCTGCAAGAGAATTTGAAAATGATCAGATTTATATGAGTGCCGTAGATGTGGGATGGATTTCTACAGGAGCCAAAGAAAGCCTTAGAAAGAAACAGTTTGAGATGGGATATATTCCGCCACTAGATTCTGTGGATGGAGCGGCCAGAATTCTGCACCCTGTGATAGAAGGAATACAAGGAAATTACTTTAGTGGAGTTTTATTGAAAAATTATAAAGTTCATACCTGGTAA
- a CDS encoding penicillin-binding protein translates to MTIQRAHINAELFESPSNKGLFGRDEVIWNEAKCADFGNYLL, encoded by the coding sequence ATGACAATACAAAGAGCACATATCAATGCAGAACTATTCGAAAGTCCTTCTAATAAAGGATTATTTGGACGTGATGAGGTGATATGGAATGAGGCGAAATGTGCTGACTTTGGAAATTATTTACTATAA